A window of Daphnia pulicaria isolate SC F1-1A chromosome 10, SC_F0-13Bv2, whole genome shotgun sequence contains these coding sequences:
- the LOC124313854 gene encoding tensin-1-like isoform X7 — MSHLKLKWRSLFHSGHERVTVSAENGTEPLMSRPSSGARQATISPSRRMDSLSGCGGPSSSSAMDLSFVTERILALSFPPEMDTSTYREALHQAASMLQTKHGDNYMVFNLSLPRKEIGLWNPRVLDVGWPDQLAPPLERLCSVCRALDSWLQADPQHVAVLHSKCGLQRVGVVVAAYCEYTGLCPPNQQEQQSLDRFSMKRFLNERVGGLRTPSDKRYVEYFAGLLSGAIQVNSSPLFLDHVTVVGIPAFQSNGGCRAFFKVYQGSVPVHTSSIYNLHDSARHFTMSLGERGLALRGDILVKCYHRHRLPVDGRETIFSLQFHTCAVTQHTLVFQRQDLDDACQDLRFPLDGSVRLHFSTSPESRLMGVNETHTRYTVESSTGDPVVRWDSYDTMTDSASCPDDHHHHDVSSAGSTQNHRLAHTYGPLDGSLYAKVLKQNSPKTPPSSSPPPLVVTGQTSSSSGEQRSASRFSDPSSSSLTSGGTSADYHHLHHHLNHHHHLSHHPVQFLNSPHVASTDSGISSAGVVRSGGGSSTHNRELGGSGSTSASPPHSGRSAESSGAGGVFLDPPPQTPSPVQQQQQQQQQQLQSSPQAGLQRMPSIVETRAEIHRADGRDVMMTGSSSSSSSAPPPPSLTATAELDQLLSGMLMNVQNIPDIRPEHRHHYHQRGDDIDVDSIQVKFDLTPTRDTTDRSAPPPSSHPVVRKNSNNSSSGYVYESDTVRRAYPAAPPTTQADAAPVLKMPSGPVPQTPPPSQQQQQPSVRPKDIPYHAREDSKPFTYGMVGMAAPPTNGHHHHHHHQENGNGGGAGSNGMASAMMTSTPVASASMHGRNWKESSSNTINGQQASKRLESPSLVRKFSNGSEPVNISPVRSSPRIPVPSIADPVSPRPIRKLSESLLLSNGGGATPSDATLASNASIQPVATSSPRLDNSRNRTSSTTSEMMKAMPTTPQLQHRDISLEETIQDISTSPDSSRMSNDMAGLSWLQRQQQKLRERKDSMRRAERNPQEVRLMSELQSSRQFRGQQLLQHQQSTTSSTMGGGGGSHRPVDDAGYLSDVTLFSELDMVNTSREGSPDIRSLYATPLHINTAGTYGQYQQSKAGQAGSGVNKTLSSSNPASPLLTHRSASLERSGRYLSGGGDMQQQQQQQQQQQQQQQQQRLTLTRQKSDMSHDRERPFVAVKRAHEQHIKTLNNSNGGQLNPNDLLVAAASPYGLIGYHNGSSPTETAAVEPSASRTGLLSTVTDTTSSPSSANAVHQPVNRLGNLDWLIHSLNTNLPDPAALIRQPNLTPNLKHMIQGGGNNNNNSTATTTNTTSVHQRSPQHVAHQGKSPLNNRHHSFSSSLPARANFVPVTGMASNSTNTNNKFPKSSDSVMSWNSSLSGDLDMSGNRPTTPAFPVVPRTPYLNVHHQGHYGGGRQSIDSPVTPTSSHSGAGLPPKSPTTQRRYPAGFQQQVNIQPYSPTPPSTAKILRKWPSNSSVSSKERSISPSPSSAYLGQSQSRRSSVQSVNGLSEPQEVSSVHVNFVKDNSRYWYKPNIAREDAINMLKDQSPGTFIVRDSNSFPGAFGLALKVATPPPHVAGKNIADPSSELVRHFLIEPTSKGVRIKGCSNEPVFGSLSALIYQHSVTPLALPIKLVLPENDLMLKDGSSTAVQSLASPTTQLLTQGAACSLLYLFTMDTESLTGPQAIQRTMTHLLDAKPLPVPTIVHFKVSSQGITLTDNERKLFFRRHYPVLTVSYCGLDPEDRRWNQRSEETGLPISSNRCFGFIARKQASKTDNQCHIFAELEAEQPATAIVNFVTKVMMTSSPSPSSSHSKNNV, encoded by the exons atgtCTCACCTCAAGTTAAAATGGCGCTCTTTATTCCATTCCGGCCATGAACGTGTGACGGTCAGCGCCGAG AATGGCACCGAACCGCTGATGAGTCGTCCGTCATCCGGCGCTAGACAG GCGACCATCTCGCCATCTCGCCGGATGGACTCTTTGTCGGGCTGCGGAggaccgtcgtcgtcgtcggccatGGACTTGAGTTTCGTGACGGAACGAATTCTGGCGCTGAGTTTCCCGCCCGAAATGGACACGTCCACATACAGAGAAGCCCTTCACCAGGCGGCCAGCATGCTTCAGACCAAGCACGGCGACAATTACATG GTGTTCAACCTGTCGTTGCCGAGGAAAGAGATTGGCCTGTGGAACCCTCGAGTGTTGGACGTTGGGTGGCCGGATCAACTAGCCCCACCTTTGGAAAGACTCTGCTCCGTCTGCCGGGCGCTCGACTCCTGGCTCCAAGCTGATCCCCAACACGTCGCTGTTCTCCATTCCAA GTGCGGTTTGCAGCGTGTGGGCGTGGTGGTAGCGGCCTACTGCGAGTACACTGGACTCTGCCCGCCCaatcagcaggagcagcaatCGTTGGATCGCTTCTCCATGAAGCGGTTCCTCAACGAACGAGTCGGCGGACTCCGAACGCCATCCGACAAAAG GTATGTGGAATACTTTGCCGGACTGTTGTCGGGTGCCATTCAGGTCAATTCCAGTCCGCTTTTCCTGGATCACGTCACCGTCGTCGGCATTCCGGCTTTCCAGTCCAACGGCGGCTGCCGCGCctttttcaaa GTGTACCAAGGTAGCGTTCCCGTGCACACGTCGTCCATCTACAACCTGCACGACAGCGCCCGCCATTTCACCATGTCGCTGGGCGAGCGCGGCCTGGCGCTGCGCGGCGACATCCTGGTCAAGTGCTACCACCGCCACCGACTACCGGTAGATGGCCGTGAGACCATCTTCAGCCTCCAGTTCCACACCTGCGCCGTCACCCAGCACACGCTAGTCTTCCAGCGCCAAGATCTGGACGACGCCTGTCAAG ATTTGCGTTTCCCGCTGGACGGTTCGGTTCGACTGCACTTCTCAACGAGTCCCGAGTCCCGCCTGATGGGCGTCAATGAAACGCACACCCGTTACACGGTCGAGTCGTCGACag GCGATCCGGTCGTTCGCTGGGATAGTTACGACACCATGACTGACTCGGCCAGCTGTCCGgatgatcatcatcatcatgacGTCTCGTCTGCCGGATCGACACAAA ATCACCGATTGGCGCATACGTACGGGCCGTTGGATGGTTCGCTGTACGCCAAAGTGCTGAAACAGAACAGTCCAAAGACACCGCCCAGCAGTAGTCCGCCGCCGTTAGTCGTGACTGGACAgacgtccagcagcagcggagaGCAGCGGAGTGCCAGTCGATTCAGCGATCCGTCATCGTCGTCTTTGACATCTGGCGGAACGTCTGCCGATTACCACCACCTGCATCACCATCTgaatcaccaccaccacctgagTCATCACCCGGTCCAGTTCCTCAACAGTCCGCATGTGGCCTCGACCGATTCCGGAATCTCGTCGGCCGGCGTAGTGCGCAGCGGAGGAGGCAGCAGCACCCACAACCGGGAATTGGGAGGCAGCGGGAGCACATCCGCGTCGCCTCCGCATTCCGGCCGATCGGCCGAGTCCTCTGGAGCCGGTGGAGTGTTTTTGGACCCGCCGCCGCAGACGCCCAGccccgtccagcagcagcagcaacaacaacaacaacaactacagtCGTCACCGCAGGCAGGGCTGCAAAGGATGCCGAGCATTGTGGAGACACGGGCGGAGATCCATCGGGCGGACGGCCGTGACGTCATGATGACGggctcttcttcgtcttcatctTCGGCTCCGCCTCCACCATCGCTCACGGCCACTGCCGAGCTGGACCAACTGTTGAGTGGTATGCTCATGAACGTTCAAAACATCCCCGACATCCGACCCGAGCACAGGCACCACTACCACCAGCGAGGTGACGACATTGACGTCGACAGCATTCAG GTCAAGTTTGATTTGACGCCAACCCGGGACACGACGGATCGCTCGGCTCCTCCTCCATCATCGCATCCGGTTGTCAGGAAGAACAGCAACAACTCGTCGTCGGGCTACGTCTACGAGAGCGACACTGTCCGACGGGCGTATCCAGCAGCTCCTCCCACGACGCAAGCCGACGCGGCGCCCGTCCTGAAAATGCCTTCCGGTCCAGTTCCGCAGACTCCGCCGccgtcccagcagcagcagcagccgtcgGTGAGACCCAAAGATATTCCGTACCACGCCCGCGAGGATAGTAAACCGTTCACGTACGGGATGGTGGGCATGGCGGCCCCGCCAACCaacggccaccaccaccaccaccaccatcaggaGAACGGAAACGGCGGAGGCGCCGGAAGTAATGGCATGGCGTCGGCGATGAtgacgagcacgccagtggccAGCGCCTCTATGCACGGACGCAACTGGAAAGAGTCCAGCAGCAACACGATCAACGGCCAGCAGGCCAGCAAACGCCTGGAGAGTCCCTCACTCGTCAGGAAGTTTTCCAACGGATCGGAGCCCGTCAACATCAGTCCGGTTCGCTCCTCGCCGAGGATCCCAGTTCCGTCCATCGCCGACCCCGTCAGCCCGCGTCCCATCCGCAAACTCAGCGAGAGCCTGCTCCTGTCCAACGGAGGAGGAGCGACGCCGTCGGACGCCACTTTGGCCAGCAACGCCTCGATCCAACCGGTGGCCACGTCCAGTCCTCGATTGGACAATTCGCGAAATCGAACCTCATCCACGACCAGCGAGATGATGAAGGCCATGCCAACCACTCCGCAGCTCCAGCACCGAGACATCTCGCTGGAGGAAACGATCCAGGACATCAGCACTTCGCCCGACTCGTCCCG aatGTCCAACGACATGGCCGGCCTGTCGTGGCTGCAGCGCCAGCAGCAGAAACTCCGCGAGCGCAAGGACTCGATGCGCAGGGCGGAGCGCAATCCGCAAGAAGTGCGACTCATGTCGGAGTTGCAATCCAGCCGACAATTCAGAGGCCAGCAGCTGTTGCAGCACCAGCAATCGACGACGAGTTCGACCATGGGTGGCGGTGGCGGGAGCCACCGACCCGTTGACGACGCCGGTTACCTGAGTGACGTCACCTTGTTCTCGGAGCTCGACATGGTCAACACGTCCCGCGAAGGATCGCCCGACATCCGCAGCCTCTACGCCACGCCCCTACACATCAACACGGCCGGCACTTACGGCCAGTATCAACAG TCGAAAGCGGGCCAGGCCGGGAGTGGCGTTAATAAGACACTGTCATCGTCCAATCCGGCATCTCCGCTGCTCACGCACCGTTCAGCCTCGTTGGAGCGCAGCGGGCGGTACTTGAGCGGTGGCGGGGacatgcaacaacaacaacagcagcagcagcagcaacaacaacaacagcagcagcaaaggtTGACTCTAACGCGTCAAAAGTCCGATATGAGCCATGACCGAGAACGGCCTTTTGTGGCCGTCAAAAGAGCTCACGAGCAGCACATCAAGAcgctcaacaacagcaacggaGGCCAG ctgaACCCCAATGACCTGCTAGTGGCTGCCGCTTCACCTTACGGTTTGATTGGATACCACAACGGATCGTCGCCGACAGAGACGGCGGCGGTGGAGCCGTCGGCCAGCCGAACGGGACTGCTGTCGACCGTGACGGACACGACGTCATCGCCGTCGTCAGCCAACGCGGTACATCAACCGGTCAATCGGCTGGGCAACCTCGACTGGCTCATCCACTCACTCAACACTAACTTGCCTGATCCTGCTGCACTTATCCGCCAGCCTAATCTCACCCCTAACCTCAAACACATGATCCAAGGCggcggcaacaacaacaacaacagcaccgctaccaccaccaacaccacCAGTGTGCATCAGCGATCACCGCAGCATGTTGCCCATCAGGGCAAATCACCTCTCAATAACCGACACCATTCGTTCAGTAGTAGTCTGCCTGCCCGTGCTAATTTTGTCCCGGTGACGGGAATGGCCAGCAACAGCACAAACACTAATAACAAATTCCCCAAATCATCA GATAGCGTCATGTCGTGGAACTCGTCTCTGAGCGGCGACCTTGACATGTCGGGCAACCGTCCGACGACGCCGGCTTTCCCGGTCGTCCCGCGTACACCTTACCTCAACGTCCACCATCAAGGCCACTATGGTGGTGGCCGCCAGTCGATCGACTCGCCCGTCACTCCGACCTCGTCCCATTCAGGAGCCGGTCTGCCACCAAAGAGTCCAACTACCCAACG ACGCTACCCAGCCGGTTTCCAGCAACAGGTTAATATCCAGCCTTATTCGCCCACTCCGCCCTCTACCGCTAAAATCCTTCGCAAATGGCCCTCCAACTCCTCGGTGTCGAG CAAGGAGAGATCGATTTCTCCATCGCCCTCATCCGCCTATTTGGGTCAGTCGCAATCCCGACGTTCTTCCGTCCAATCCGTCAACGGATTGAGCGAGCCGCAAGAAGTCAGCTCTGTTCACGTGAATTTCGTCAAAGACAACTCACGCTattggtacaagcccaacattGCCCGTGAAGATG cAATCAACATGCTTAAGGATCAATCTCCTGGAACGTTCATCGTCCGTGATTCAAACTCTTTCCCCGGAGCTTTCGGTCTGGCCCTCAAGGTGGCCACACCACCTCCGCACGTGGCCGGAAAGAACATTGCCGACCCGTCCAGCGAGCTGGTCCGCCACTTTCTTATCGAGCCGACCTCAAAGGGTGTCCGAATCAAGGGCTGCAGCAATGAACCCGTTTTCG GATCCCTATCGGCACTTATCTACCAGCACTCGGTGACACCGTTAGCTCTGCCCATTAAGCTTGTTCTGCCCGAAAATGATTTGATGCTCAAGGATGGCAGTTCGACGGCCGTTCAATCGCTGGCCAGTCCGACGACTCAATTGCTGACCCAAGGAGCTGCCTGCAGTCTGCTTTATCTCTTCACTATGGACACGGAATCGTTGACCGGGCCCCAAGCCATCCAGCGCACCATGACCCACCTGCTGGACGCCAAACCGCTGCCCGTCCCGACTATTGTTCACTTTAAAGTCTCGTCGCAGGGCATCACTCTCACCGACAACGAGAGGAAACTCTTTTTCAG GCGACATTATCCCGTGTTGACCGTTTCCTATTGTGGACTGGATCCTGAGGATCGACGCTGGAACCAGCGTAGCGAGGAAACGGGATTGCCCATCAGTTCAaa TCGCTGCTTTGGATTTATTGCTCGTAAACAAGCCAGCAAAACTGATAACCAGTGCCACATTTTTGCTGAACTTGAAGCCGAACAGCCAGCCACGGCTATCGTCAACTTCGTCACTAAAGTCATGATGacctcttctccttctccgTCGTCTAGCCACAGCAAGAACAAcgtttga
- the LOC124313854 gene encoding tensin-1-like isoform X5, producing the protein MSHLKLKWRSLFHSGHERVTVSAENLSQSCKRSFQDPARLIFQHDRHTQKQYGAGLPTAVSLKSLNGTEPLMSRPSSGARQATISPSRRMDSLSGCGGPSSSSAMDLSFVTERILALSFPPEMDTSTYREALHQAASMLQTKHGDNYMVFNLSLPRKEIGLWNPRVLDVGWPDQLAPPLERLCSVCRALDSWLQADPQHVAVLHSKCGLQRVGVVVAAYCEYTGLCPPNQQEQQSLDRFSMKRFLNERVGGLRTPSDKRYVEYFAGLLSGAIQVNSSPLFLDHVTVVGIPAFQSNGGCRAFFKVYQGSVPVHTSSIYNLHDSARHFTMSLGERGLALRGDILVKCYHRHRLPVDGRETIFSLQFHTCAVTQHTLVFQRQDLDDACQDLRFPLDGSVRLHFSTSPESRLMGVNETHTRYTVESSTGDPVVRWDSYDTMTDSASCPDDHHHHDVSSAGSTQNHRLAHTYGPLDGSLYAKVLKQNSPKTPPSSSPPPLVVTGQTSSSSGEQRSASRFSDPSSSSLTSGGTSADYHHLHHHLNHHHHLSHHPVQFLNSPHVASTDSGISSAGVVRSGGGSSTHNRELGGSGSTSASPPHSGRSAESSGAGGVFLDPPPQTPSPVQQQQQQQQQQLQSSPQAGLQRMPSIVETRAEIHRADGRDVMMTGSSSSSSSAPPPPSLTATAELDQLLSGMLMNVQNIPDIRPEHRHHYHQRGDDIDVDSIQVKFDLTPTRDTTDRSAPPPSSHPVVRKNSNNSSSGYVYESDTVRRAYPAAPPTTQADAAPVLKMPSGPVPQTPPPSQQQQQPSVRPKDIPYHAREDSKPFTYGMVGMAAPPTNGHHHHHHHQENGNGGGAGSNGMASAMMTSTPVASASMHGRNWKESSSNTINGQQASKRLESPSLVRKFSNGSEPVNISPVRSSPRIPVPSIADPVSPRPIRKLSESLLLSNGGGATPSDATLASNASIQPVATSSPRLDNSRNRTSSTTSEMMKAMPTTPQLQHRDISLEETIQDISTSPDSSRMSNDMAGLSWLQRQQQKLRERKDSMRRAERNPQEVRLMSELQSSRQFRGQQLLQHQQSTTSSTMGGGGGSHRPVDDAGYLSDVTLFSELDMVNTSREGSPDIRSLYATPLHINTAGTYGQYQQSKAGQAGSGVNKTLSSSNPASPLLTHRSASLERSGRYLSGGGDMQQQQQQQQQQQQQQQQQRLTLTRQKSDMSHDRERPFVAVKRAHEQHIKTLNNSNGGQLNPNDLLVAAASPYGLIGYHNGSSPTETAAVEPSASRTGLLSTVTDTTSSPSSANAVHQPVNRLGNLDWLIHSLNTNLPDPAALIRQPNLTPNLKHMIQGGGNNNNNSTATTTNTTSVHQRSPQHVAHQGKSPLNNRHHSFSSSLPARANFVPVTGMASNSTNTNNKFPKSSDSVMSWNSSLSGDLDMSGNRPTTPAFPVVPRTPYLNVHHQGHYGGGRQSIDSPVTPTSSHSGAGLPPKSPTTQRRYPAGFQQQVNIQPYSPTPPSTAKILRKWPSNSSVSSKERSISPSPSSAYLGQSQSRRSSVQSVNGLSEPQEVSSVHVNFVKDNSRYWYKPNIAREDAINMLKDQSPGTFIVRDSNSFPGAFGLALKVATPPPHVAGKNIADPSSELVRHFLIEPTSKGVRIKGCSNEPVFGSLSALIYQHSVTPLALPIKLVLPENDLMLKDGSSTAVQSLASPTTQLLTQGAACSLLYLFTMDTESLTGPQAIQRTMTHLLDAKPLPVPTIVHFKVSSQGITLTDNERKLFFRRHYPVLTVSYCGLDPEDRRWNQRSEETGLPISSNRCFGFIARKQASKTDNQCHIFAELEAEQPATAIVNFVTKVMMTSSPSPSSSHSKNNV; encoded by the exons atgtCTCACCTCAAGTTAAAATGGCGCTCTTTATTCCATTCCGGCCATGAACGTGTGACGGTCAGCGCCGAG AACCTGAGTCAATCTTGTAAGCGGTCCTTTCAAGATCCCGCCCGGCTCATATTCCAGCACGATCGGCACACCCAGAAGCAGTACGGTGCTGGATTACCCACAGCCGTCAGTCTCAAGAGTTTG AATGGCACCGAACCGCTGATGAGTCGTCCGTCATCCGGCGCTAGACAG GCGACCATCTCGCCATCTCGCCGGATGGACTCTTTGTCGGGCTGCGGAggaccgtcgtcgtcgtcggccatGGACTTGAGTTTCGTGACGGAACGAATTCTGGCGCTGAGTTTCCCGCCCGAAATGGACACGTCCACATACAGAGAAGCCCTTCACCAGGCGGCCAGCATGCTTCAGACCAAGCACGGCGACAATTACATG GTGTTCAACCTGTCGTTGCCGAGGAAAGAGATTGGCCTGTGGAACCCTCGAGTGTTGGACGTTGGGTGGCCGGATCAACTAGCCCCACCTTTGGAAAGACTCTGCTCCGTCTGCCGGGCGCTCGACTCCTGGCTCCAAGCTGATCCCCAACACGTCGCTGTTCTCCATTCCAA GTGCGGTTTGCAGCGTGTGGGCGTGGTGGTAGCGGCCTACTGCGAGTACACTGGACTCTGCCCGCCCaatcagcaggagcagcaatCGTTGGATCGCTTCTCCATGAAGCGGTTCCTCAACGAACGAGTCGGCGGACTCCGAACGCCATCCGACAAAAG GTATGTGGAATACTTTGCCGGACTGTTGTCGGGTGCCATTCAGGTCAATTCCAGTCCGCTTTTCCTGGATCACGTCACCGTCGTCGGCATTCCGGCTTTCCAGTCCAACGGCGGCTGCCGCGCctttttcaaa GTGTACCAAGGTAGCGTTCCCGTGCACACGTCGTCCATCTACAACCTGCACGACAGCGCCCGCCATTTCACCATGTCGCTGGGCGAGCGCGGCCTGGCGCTGCGCGGCGACATCCTGGTCAAGTGCTACCACCGCCACCGACTACCGGTAGATGGCCGTGAGACCATCTTCAGCCTCCAGTTCCACACCTGCGCCGTCACCCAGCACACGCTAGTCTTCCAGCGCCAAGATCTGGACGACGCCTGTCAAG ATTTGCGTTTCCCGCTGGACGGTTCGGTTCGACTGCACTTCTCAACGAGTCCCGAGTCCCGCCTGATGGGCGTCAATGAAACGCACACCCGTTACACGGTCGAGTCGTCGACag GCGATCCGGTCGTTCGCTGGGATAGTTACGACACCATGACTGACTCGGCCAGCTGTCCGgatgatcatcatcatcatgacGTCTCGTCTGCCGGATCGACACAAA ATCACCGATTGGCGCATACGTACGGGCCGTTGGATGGTTCGCTGTACGCCAAAGTGCTGAAACAGAACAGTCCAAAGACACCGCCCAGCAGTAGTCCGCCGCCGTTAGTCGTGACTGGACAgacgtccagcagcagcggagaGCAGCGGAGTGCCAGTCGATTCAGCGATCCGTCATCGTCGTCTTTGACATCTGGCGGAACGTCTGCCGATTACCACCACCTGCATCACCATCTgaatcaccaccaccacctgagTCATCACCCGGTCCAGTTCCTCAACAGTCCGCATGTGGCCTCGACCGATTCCGGAATCTCGTCGGCCGGCGTAGTGCGCAGCGGAGGAGGCAGCAGCACCCACAACCGGGAATTGGGAGGCAGCGGGAGCACATCCGCGTCGCCTCCGCATTCCGGCCGATCGGCCGAGTCCTCTGGAGCCGGTGGAGTGTTTTTGGACCCGCCGCCGCAGACGCCCAGccccgtccagcagcagcagcaacaacaacaacaacaactacagtCGTCACCGCAGGCAGGGCTGCAAAGGATGCCGAGCATTGTGGAGACACGGGCGGAGATCCATCGGGCGGACGGCCGTGACGTCATGATGACGggctcttcttcgtcttcatctTCGGCTCCGCCTCCACCATCGCTCACGGCCACTGCCGAGCTGGACCAACTGTTGAGTGGTATGCTCATGAACGTTCAAAACATCCCCGACATCCGACCCGAGCACAGGCACCACTACCACCAGCGAGGTGACGACATTGACGTCGACAGCATTCAG GTCAAGTTTGATTTGACGCCAACCCGGGACACGACGGATCGCTCGGCTCCTCCTCCATCATCGCATCCGGTTGTCAGGAAGAACAGCAACAACTCGTCGTCGGGCTACGTCTACGAGAGCGACACTGTCCGACGGGCGTATCCAGCAGCTCCTCCCACGACGCAAGCCGACGCGGCGCCCGTCCTGAAAATGCCTTCCGGTCCAGTTCCGCAGACTCCGCCGccgtcccagcagcagcagcagccgtcgGTGAGACCCAAAGATATTCCGTACCACGCCCGCGAGGATAGTAAACCGTTCACGTACGGGATGGTGGGCATGGCGGCCCCGCCAACCaacggccaccaccaccaccaccaccatcaggaGAACGGAAACGGCGGAGGCGCCGGAAGTAATGGCATGGCGTCGGCGATGAtgacgagcacgccagtggccAGCGCCTCTATGCACGGACGCAACTGGAAAGAGTCCAGCAGCAACACGATCAACGGCCAGCAGGCCAGCAAACGCCTGGAGAGTCCCTCACTCGTCAGGAAGTTTTCCAACGGATCGGAGCCCGTCAACATCAGTCCGGTTCGCTCCTCGCCGAGGATCCCAGTTCCGTCCATCGCCGACCCCGTCAGCCCGCGTCCCATCCGCAAACTCAGCGAGAGCCTGCTCCTGTCCAACGGAGGAGGAGCGACGCCGTCGGACGCCACTTTGGCCAGCAACGCCTCGATCCAACCGGTGGCCACGTCCAGTCCTCGATTGGACAATTCGCGAAATCGAACCTCATCCACGACCAGCGAGATGATGAAGGCCATGCCAACCACTCCGCAGCTCCAGCACCGAGACATCTCGCTGGAGGAAACGATCCAGGACATCAGCACTTCGCCCGACTCGTCCCG aatGTCCAACGACATGGCCGGCCTGTCGTGGCTGCAGCGCCAGCAGCAGAAACTCCGCGAGCGCAAGGACTCGATGCGCAGGGCGGAGCGCAATCCGCAAGAAGTGCGACTCATGTCGGAGTTGCAATCCAGCCGACAATTCAGAGGCCAGCAGCTGTTGCAGCACCAGCAATCGACGACGAGTTCGACCATGGGTGGCGGTGGCGGGAGCCACCGACCCGTTGACGACGCCGGTTACCTGAGTGACGTCACCTTGTTCTCGGAGCTCGACATGGTCAACACGTCCCGCGAAGGATCGCCCGACATCCGCAGCCTCTACGCCACGCCCCTACACATCAACACGGCCGGCACTTACGGCCAGTATCAACAG TCGAAAGCGGGCCAGGCCGGGAGTGGCGTTAATAAGACACTGTCATCGTCCAATCCGGCATCTCCGCTGCTCACGCACCGTTCAGCCTCGTTGGAGCGCAGCGGGCGGTACTTGAGCGGTGGCGGGGacatgcaacaacaacaacagcagcagcagcagcaacaacaacaacagcagcagcaaaggtTGACTCTAACGCGTCAAAAGTCCGATATGAGCCATGACCGAGAACGGCCTTTTGTGGCCGTCAAAAGAGCTCACGAGCAGCACATCAAGAcgctcaacaacagcaacggaGGCCAG ctgaACCCCAATGACCTGCTAGTGGCTGCCGCTTCACCTTACGGTTTGATTGGATACCACAACGGATCGTCGCCGACAGAGACGGCGGCGGTGGAGCCGTCGGCCAGCCGAACGGGACTGCTGTCGACCGTGACGGACACGACGTCATCGCCGTCGTCAGCCAACGCGGTACATCAACCGGTCAATCGGCTGGGCAACCTCGACTGGCTCATCCACTCACTCAACACTAACTTGCCTGATCCTGCTGCACTTATCCGCCAGCCTAATCTCACCCCTAACCTCAAACACATGATCCAAGGCggcggcaacaacaacaacaacagcaccgctaccaccaccaacaccacCAGTGTGCATCAGCGATCACCGCAGCATGTTGCCCATCAGGGCAAATCACCTCTCAATAACCGACACCATTCGTTCAGTAGTAGTCTGCCTGCCCGTGCTAATTTTGTCCCGGTGACGGGAATGGCCAGCAACAGCACAAACACTAATAACAAATTCCCCAAATCATCA GATAGCGTCATGTCGTGGAACTCGTCTCTGAGCGGCGACCTTGACATGTCGGGCAACCGTCCGACGACGCCGGCTTTCCCGGTCGTCCCGCGTACACCTTACCTCAACGTCCACCATCAAGGCCACTATGGTGGTGGCCGCCAGTCGATCGACTCGCCCGTCACTCCGACCTCGTCCCATTCAGGAGCCGGTCTGCCACCAAAGAGTCCAACTACCCAACG ACGCTACCCAGCCGGTTTCCAGCAACAGGTTAATATCCAGCCTTATTCGCCCACTCCGCCCTCTACCGCTAAAATCCTTCGCAAATGGCCCTCCAACTCCTCGGTGTCGAG CAAGGAGAGATCGATTTCTCCATCGCCCTCATCCGCCTATTTGGGTCAGTCGCAATCCCGACGTTCTTCCGTCCAATCCGTCAACGGATTGAGCGAGCCGCAAGAAGTCAGCTCTGTTCACGTGAATTTCGTCAAAGACAACTCACGCTattggtacaagcccaacattGCCCGTGAAGATG cAATCAACATGCTTAAGGATCAATCTCCTGGAACGTTCATCGTCCGTGATTCAAACTCTTTCCCCGGAGCTTTCGGTCTGGCCCTCAAGGTGGCCACACCACCTCCGCACGTGGCCGGAAAGAACATTGCCGACCCGTCCAGCGAGCTGGTCCGCCACTTTCTTATCGAGCCGACCTCAAAGGGTGTCCGAATCAAGGGCTGCAGCAATGAACCCGTTTTCG GATCCCTATCGGCACTTATCTACCAGCACTCGGTGACACCGTTAGCTCTGCCCATTAAGCTTGTTCTGCCCGAAAATGATTTGATGCTCAAGGATGGCAGTTCGACGGCCGTTCAATCGCTGGCCAGTCCGACGACTCAATTGCTGACCCAAGGAGCTGCCTGCAGTCTGCTTTATCTCTTCACTATGGACACGGAATCGTTGACCGGGCCCCAAGCCATCCAGCGCACCATGACCCACCTGCTGGACGCCAAACCGCTGCCCGTCCCGACTATTGTTCACTTTAAAGTCTCGTCGCAGGGCATCACTCTCACCGACAACGAGAGGAAACTCTTTTTCAG GCGACATTATCCCGTGTTGACCGTTTCCTATTGTGGACTGGATCCTGAGGATCGACGCTGGAACCAGCGTAGCGAGGAAACGGGATTGCCCATCAGTTCAaa TCGCTGCTTTGGATTTATTGCTCGTAAACAAGCCAGCAAAACTGATAACCAGTGCCACATTTTTGCTGAACTTGAAGCCGAACAGCCAGCCACGGCTATCGTCAACTTCGTCACTAAAGTCATGATGacctcttctccttctccgTCGTCTAGCCACAGCAAGAACAAcgtttga